The following coding sequences lie in one Zingiber officinale cultivar Zhangliang chromosome 2B, Zo_v1.1, whole genome shotgun sequence genomic window:
- the LOC122044942 gene encoding uncharacterized protein LOC122044942, producing MPPPLLPPVGAPHTRPFLATAHITGVATPILAFIPSYAEVLRVPAPLLPAKGSGWSLPCCRQQHLRCRQQHLRCRQQHLRCYTSSQRHPQPQRPAAESGGQRLQRPAPSPPAAPVAATDTSGQPSSPSKQPSSDGLRFAYSGLRAKIMFGL from the exons ATGCCGCCGCCGCTGCTGCCACCGGTCGGAGCTCCCCACACGCGGCCTTTCCTTGCCACTGCCCACATCACGGGTGTCGCCACTCCGATCCTAGCCTTCATCCCTTCCTACGCCGAGGTGTTGCGGGTGCCGGCGCCACTACTGCCGGCGAAGGGCTCCGGATGGAGCCTACCTTGCTGCAGGCAGCAACATCTCCGCTGCAGGCAGCAACATCTCCGCTGCAGGCAGCAACATCTCCGCTGCTACACCTCTTCGCAGCGCCACCCACAGCCACAGCGTCCAGCCGCCGAGTCCGGCGGCCAGCGCCTCCAGCGTCCAGCGCCGTCACCTCCGGCAGCCCCTGTCGCAGCCACCGACACCTCCGGGCAGCCGTCATCACCCTCCAAGCAGCCGTCATCTGACGGGCTTAG GTTTGCTTATTCAGGCCTTCGCGCCAAGATTATGTTCGGCTTGTGA